One genomic window of Methanosalsum zhilinae DSM 4017 includes the following:
- a CDS encoding AAA family ATPase, with translation MSKHLSVRLVWHDRGWDGHICDHPDQNAYCVVQKHIRENLADPAKLEREVECAGKPLAELEGWQPPCSRDPIAFSSIGFEITHNDPLDFRKLPSKKEMIPPYSVCPSPYRWMREENFRQICEDEHLSVRGPDDPNKEFGWIFEPDRQLEMLNNFWKQLEKDSSLVFFYCNQGNPLDETLNRILVGVGRISNIGPQQFFDKKPPKYDDDYPIWSRCITHDFENQGFLLPYHEYLREGYDTSNIICRIPDGTMLDFSYVGEHVSDDTSIGALERLIQSLQAVIAENKVAGEWNRHLAWLNDVLSEVWHNRGPFPGAGSVLQFLGVDVGTAFHKQVLMPRIKKGENAWEYLLSILEGRQECEEKKYAKPMKEAVKRWSAYPSSRRKLLALLVRFELTPIQVRRIVDPNERNNSGIDATDDELVENPYLISEMDQGGPDRDIISLEVIDRGMRPEGDAARFLPADDIIPQDDTRRVRGCAVSILKEAAANGDTLLPFSEVIERIRKLFPERRACLPDSELVLGQQSFYQEVIDFHTDSNPPTMALKILSELEQEVSRKLLRRVKKKNDAHDSDLSWETLLKEEFGEGKGSKLPPEVEERARIEKAKALSKIYESRFSVLTGRAGTGKTSVLKVFLKGLEELEGKRPILLLAPTGKARVRLMERTKRDDKTLRDTYTIHQFLMRNKWINPSNFSLRYDGGEEKGAPTVIIDEASMIPMDLLGVLFRALDLNKVSRLVLVGDPNQLPPIGPGRPFVDIVSWLKADADTIKKLYPEKFQLSVETRDACLAHLTERARHEDHNSLALQLADGYLSEDPIPGDDALLSRVARKEVDGDLEVHYWRDHLQLDELLSSRMEHLLGIKEGSADYLQFNKSIGIGNNKKNEDHDPRNAEHWQILSPVRNHEFGTTEVNRKIQARYRGGMINFSRGKGTRPFGEQEIVWTDKVIQLYNCSRKAWPQGIGINYVANGEIGLVTSTNKNYNSLDVMYSTQPEVSYRYYRNEVDGSLELAYALTVHKAQGSDFDYVFLILPKNASTLSKELLYTGLTRFRQKMVLLIEKDTDVLERLRSPRESAALLRNTNMFVMAVRPEADERYYANHLIHRTAKNVLVRSKSEVIVADTLTRLGISYEYEKKLVNKDSNPNDYRLPDFTVSFEGDTFYWEHLGMLSVPSYRQSWERKQKWYIDNGYEDQLVTSEDGPDGSINAADIEKIAREKILLE, from the coding sequence ATGAGTAAGCATCTTTCAGTTCGTTTGGTTTGGCATGACCGAGGGTGGGATGGTCATATTTGTGACCATCCAGACCAGAATGCATATTGTGTTGTCCAGAAACATATAAGGGAAAATTTGGCTGATCCTGCGAAACTTGAAAGAGAAGTGGAATGTGCTGGTAAGCCGCTGGCAGAATTGGAGGGGTGGCAGCCTCCCTGTTCAAGGGATCCTATTGCTTTTTCATCCATTGGTTTTGAGATTACTCATAATGATCCTCTTGATTTCAGAAAACTCCCATCCAAAAAGGAAATGATTCCTCCATACTCAGTTTGCCCATCACCATATCGCTGGATGCGTGAGGAAAATTTCAGGCAGATCTGTGAAGATGAGCATCTTAGTGTTCGAGGTCCAGATGATCCCAACAAAGAATTTGGTTGGATCTTTGAACCAGATAGACAACTGGAGATGTTGAATAATTTTTGGAAACAATTGGAAAAGGACAGTTCGCTTGTCTTCTTCTATTGTAACCAAGGAAATCCACTCGACGAAACTCTGAATCGAATTTTGGTTGGTGTTGGTCGGATCTCCAACATAGGGCCACAGCAATTCTTTGACAAGAAACCTCCTAAGTACGATGATGATTACCCAATATGGTCTCGATGTATTACTCATGACTTTGAGAACCAAGGCTTTTTACTCCCTTATCATGAATATCTGCGCGAGGGCTATGATACATCCAATATCATTTGTCGTATTCCAGATGGAACAATGCTGGATTTCTCTTATGTGGGAGAACATGTCAGCGATGATACATCAATAGGTGCACTCGAACGTTTGATACAATCCCTTCAAGCTGTTATAGCTGAAAATAAAGTAGCTGGAGAATGGAACCGACATCTTGCATGGTTGAATGATGTGCTGTCTGAGGTTTGGCACAATCGTGGACCTTTCCCTGGTGCAGGAAGTGTACTTCAGTTCCTTGGTGTGGATGTAGGCACCGCATTTCATAAGCAGGTATTGATGCCTCGCATAAAGAAAGGGGAAAATGCCTGGGAATACCTATTGTCAATACTTGAAGGTCGACAGGAATGCGAAGAAAAAAAATATGCTAAACCAATGAAAGAGGCAGTCAAAAGGTGGTCTGCTTATCCTTCATCACGTCGCAAGTTGCTTGCATTACTCGTACGATTTGAACTCACTCCTATCCAAGTGAGAAGAATTGTTGACCCAAATGAAAGGAATAATTCAGGAATTGATGCAACAGATGACGAACTTGTTGAGAATCCATATCTGATTTCAGAGATGGATCAGGGTGGACCTGATAGAGATATAATCTCATTGGAAGTTATTGATAGAGGAATGAGACCTGAAGGAGATGCAGCCAGGTTCCTTCCGGCAGATGATATTATTCCACAGGATGATACACGTCGTGTAAGAGGATGTGCAGTTTCTATACTAAAGGAGGCAGCTGCTAATGGGGATACTCTGTTACCTTTTAGTGAAGTTATTGAGAGAATCAGAAAGCTTTTCCCGGAAAGAAGGGCATGTCTACCAGATTCGGAACTGGTGCTTGGACAACAGAGTTTTTATCAGGAAGTTATTGATTTCCACACAGATTCAAATCCTCCAACCATGGCACTTAAGATTTTATCCGAATTGGAACAGGAAGTCAGTAGAAAGCTTTTAAGAAGAGTCAAAAAGAAAAACGATGCACATGATTCGGATTTGTCTTGGGAAACTCTTCTAAAAGAAGAGTTTGGAGAAGGTAAGGGTTCAAAGCTTCCACCTGAAGTAGAAGAACGTGCCCGAATCGAAAAAGCCAAAGCATTAAGCAAAATATACGAATCGCGCTTTAGCGTGCTTACAGGTAGAGCAGGCACTGGAAAGACAAGCGTCCTTAAAGTATTCCTCAAAGGTCTGGAAGAGCTTGAAGGAAAACGTCCTATATTGCTCTTGGCACCCACTGGAAAAGCTCGCGTGCGATTAATGGAACGTACCAAAAGAGATGATAAAACCTTAAGAGACACGTATACGATTCATCAGTTTCTTATGCGAAATAAGTGGATAAATCCAAGTAACTTTTCTCTTAGATATGATGGTGGAGAAGAAAAAGGAGCACCTACAGTCATTATTGATGAAGCTTCAATGATTCCAATGGACCTATTGGGTGTTTTATTCCGTGCACTGGATTTAAACAAAGTTTCCCGTTTGGTTTTGGTAGGTGACCCAAATCAACTTCCTCCAATAGGTCCAGGTCGTCCATTCGTTGATATTGTCAGCTGGTTGAAGGCCGATGCTGATACCATCAAGAAATTATATCCTGAAAAGTTCCAACTCTCAGTAGAAACAAGGGATGCTTGTCTCGCACATTTGACTGAGCGTGCCAGACATGAAGACCATAATAGCCTGGCACTACAACTTGCAGATGGTTACCTGAGTGAAGATCCAATACCAGGTGATGATGCTTTACTTTCTCGTGTAGCTAGAAAGGAAGTAGATGGAGATTTAGAAGTTCATTACTGGCGAGATCATCTGCAGCTTGATGAATTATTGTCTTCCAGAATGGAGCACCTACTTGGTATAAAGGAAGGTAGTGCCGATTACCTGCAATTCAATAAAAGTATAGGAATTGGAAATAACAAGAAGAATGAAGATCATGATCCACGTAATGCTGAGCACTGGCAAATTCTTAGTCCGGTGAGGAATCATGAATTTGGTACTACAGAAGTAAACCGTAAGATTCAGGCCCGTTATAGAGGTGGAATGATTAATTTTTCTCGAGGAAAAGGTACTCGTCCTTTTGGAGAACAAGAAATAGTCTGGACTGATAAAGTAATTCAGTTGTACAACTGTTCCCGAAAAGCATGGCCTCAGGGAATAGGAATTAACTATGTTGCCAATGGCGAGATTGGTCTGGTCACTTCAACTAACAAAAACTACAATAGTCTTGATGTAATGTATTCGACCCAGCCAGAAGTATCTTATCGTTATTATCGAAACGAAGTTGATGGAAGTCTTGAGCTTGCATACGCGTTAACAGTTCACAAAGCTCAAGGAAGCGACTTTGATTATGTATTCTTAATTCTTCCCAAGAATGCTTCTACCTTATCTAAAGAACTACTCTACACTGGTCTAACCCGTTTCCGCCAAAAAATGGTACTTCTTATCGAAAAGGATACAGATGTTCTTGAAAGGCTTCGCAGTCCACGGGAATCAGCAGCATTGCTGCGAAACACGAACATGTTTGTAATGGCAGTAAGGCCCGAAGCAGATGAAAGATATTATGCAAACCATCTGATACATCGCACAGCCAAAAATGTACTTGTCAGATCAAAATCTGAGGTTATTGTTGCTGATACACTGACAAGATTAGGAATTAGCTATGAGTACGAAAAAAAATTGGTGAATAAAGACAGTAATCCAAATGATTACAGACTCCCAGATTTCACTGTCAGTTTCGAAGGAGATACCTTCTATTGGGAACACTTGGGTATGCTCAGTGTACCAAGCTATAGACAGAGCTGGGAAAGAAAACAAAAGTGGTACATCGACAATGGTTATGAAGACCAGCTAGTTACTTCTGAGGATGGTCCGGATGGCAGCATCAATGCAGCAGATATTGAAAAGATTGCAAGGGAAAAGATCTTGTTAGAATGA
- a CDS encoding DNA methyltransferase: protein MTDTTLFDNFSEGSNNSPKQVTCLGMTFKNEEERRNYFTEKLREKLQDPEFRKIEGFPIGSDEDILHLSDPPYYTACPNPWITDFINEWEAEKPEKSADYKYHREPFAADVSEGKNDPIYNAHSYHTKVPHKAIMRYILHYTEPGDIVFDGFCGTGMTGVAAQMCGDRKTVESLGYQVKPDGTILQQKTGDDGKTRWVPFSQLGVRRAVLNDLSPAATFIAYNYNTPMDVKAFEKEATRILKEVEEECGWMYETKHTDGKMGRINYTVWSDVYVCPECANEVIFWEAALDREGGKVNDVFPCPYCSANLTKRNMERAWVTKYDSAIKENVKQAKQVPVLINYSVDKKRFEKIPDQFDLKLIENIVNAEIPYHFPSTKLPNGYNTRQPKTSHGITHVHQFYTKRNLWVLSSVLKKLRDKNPRYTAWYTSTMSWVGRELRLHLGNYFGGGGGVITSLRGTLYVASLSVETNVLERLALRVRWQAFRSNLKEGECISETCSAAAASVSKECYDYIFLDPPFGSNLNYSELNSLLESWLGILTDNTPEAIQNNVQNKGLNEYRLLMTNCFKTAYNLLKPGRWMTVEFSNTKASVWNSIQTALTDAGFIVANISALDKKKGSFKACTTPTAVKQDLVISAYKPNGGFEERFKNEAATEEGVWDFVRTHLEYLAVTKYQGALLQLIPERDPRILFDQMVAYYVRKGYPVPISSQEFQIGLGQRFIERDGMYFLPEQAAEYDRKKLTSGQLVQTKLFVSDEASAIQWLRQLLKVKPQTFQDINPQFMQELGGWSKNEQELDLRELLNQNFLSYNGIGDVPSQIHSYLSTNWPEMRNRQKNDSGLMTKAKDRWYVPDPNKAGDLEKLREKSLLKEFEEYRQSTKKLKVFRMEAVRAGFKKAWQERDYSTIIKVADLIPNKVLEEDPKLLMWYDQAVTRVGGI from the coding sequence ATGACTGATACCACCTTATTTGACAATTTCTCCGAAGGCAGCAACAACTCTCCAAAGCAGGTCACCTGTCTCGGCATGACCTTTAAAAACGAAGAGGAACGCCGCAACTACTTCACCGAAAAGCTGCGTGAAAAACTGCAGGACCCGGAGTTCCGCAAGATAGAAGGTTTCCCCATAGGTTCGGACGAAGACATCCTTCACCTGAGTGACCCACCATACTACACTGCTTGCCCAAATCCCTGGATCACGGATTTCATTAACGAGTGGGAAGCAGAAAAACCAGAAAAATCTGCAGATTACAAGTACCACAGGGAACCCTTTGCAGCCGACGTGAGCGAAGGCAAGAACGATCCCATCTACAATGCTCACTCATACCACACCAAAGTACCTCACAAAGCCATCATGCGGTATATTCTCCACTATACAGAACCCGGAGACATAGTTTTTGACGGTTTCTGTGGCACAGGTATGACCGGTGTGGCTGCACAGATGTGTGGTGACCGCAAGACTGTGGAATCCCTTGGCTACCAAGTCAAACCTGACGGAACCATTTTGCAGCAGAAGACTGGCGATGATGGAAAGACTCGATGGGTGCCTTTTTCGCAGCTTGGTGTGCGAAGGGCGGTCCTTAATGATCTTTCTCCGGCAGCTACTTTCATCGCCTACAACTACAACACTCCTATGGATGTGAAGGCATTTGAAAAAGAAGCAACACGCATCCTCAAAGAAGTTGAAGAAGAATGTGGCTGGATGTATGAGACTAAGCACACTGATGGAAAGATGGGAAGAATAAATTATACCGTTTGGTCGGATGTTTATGTTTGTCCTGAGTGTGCTAATGAGGTTATATTCTGGGAAGCAGCATTAGATCGGGAAGGAGGAAAAGTAAATGATGTTTTTCCCTGTCCTTACTGCTCAGCCAACCTTACCAAGCGTAATATGGAAAGGGCTTGGGTAACAAAGTACGATTCCGCGATTAAGGAAAATGTAAAACAGGCAAAACAGGTGCCAGTTCTAATTAATTATTCTGTTGATAAAAAGCGTTTTGAAAAGATTCCTGATCAATTTGATTTAAAGCTGATTGAAAATATAGTAAATGCTGAAATTCCTTACCATTTTCCCTCAACTAAATTGCCAAATGGTTATAATACTCGACAGCCAAAGACTTCTCATGGTATCACTCATGTACATCAGTTTTACACTAAACGAAATTTATGGGTGTTGTCTTCTGTTCTTAAGAAATTAAGAGATAAAAATCCAAGATATACTGCATGGTATACATCTACGATGAGTTGGGTTGGAAGAGAATTGAGACTTCATTTGGGTAATTATTTTGGTGGTGGTGGTGGTGTTATCACGAGTCTTCGTGGAACACTCTATGTAGCATCACTTTCAGTTGAAACAAATGTACTTGAACGTCTTGCTTTACGTGTTCGATGGCAAGCATTTAGAAGTAATTTGAAAGAAGGTGAATGTATTTCTGAAACGTGTAGTGCAGCTGCTGCTTCTGTAAGTAAAGAATGTTATGATTATATTTTTCTTGATCCTCCATTTGGTTCTAATTTAAATTATTCTGAGTTAAATAGCCTCCTTGAGTCTTGGTTAGGAATCTTAACGGATAATACTCCAGAAGCGATTCAAAATAATGTGCAAAATAAAGGATTGAATGAGTATAGATTATTGATGACAAACTGCTTTAAAACTGCCTACAATTTGTTAAAACCTGGACGCTGGATGACAGTTGAATTCTCTAATACAAAGGCTTCTGTCTGGAACAGTATCCAAACAGCTTTAACAGATGCAGGTTTCATTGTTGCAAATATATCAGCGTTGGATAAGAAAAAAGGGAGCTTTAAAGCGTGTACTACACCAACAGCCGTCAAACAGGATCTTGTCATCTCCGCCTACAAACCTAACGGTGGCTTTGAAGAGCGCTTTAAGAATGAAGCAGCAACTGAAGAAGGTGTTTGGGACTTCGTACGAACCCATTTAGAATACCTTGCTGTAACTAAATATCAGGGCGCTTTGCTACAACTGATACCAGAACGTGACCCGCGTATTCTTTTTGACCAGATGGTAGCCTACTATGTTCGTAAAGGCTATCCTGTGCCAATCTCAAGCCAGGAGTTCCAGATAGGACTTGGACAGCGATTCATTGAACGCGACGGCATGTATTTCCTGCCAGAGCAGGCTGCAGAGTACGATCGGAAGAAACTGACATCAGGACAGCTTGTACAAACAAAGCTTTTTGTTTCAGATGAAGCTTCTGCAATTCAGTGGTTACGCCAGCTTCTGAAGGTAAAACCGCAGACATTCCAGGATATTAATCCGCAGTTCATGCAGGAGCTTGGTGGCTGGAGTAAGAATGAACAGGAACTGGACCTGAGGGAATTGCTAAACCAGAATTTCCTCAGCTACAATGGTATTGGTGACGTGCCAAGCCAGATCCATAGTTATCTTTCTACCAACTGGCCAGAGATGCGTAATCGCCAGAAGAATGATTCGGGATTGATGACTAAGGCTAAGGATAGGTGGTATGTGCCAGATCCCAACAAGGCAGGGGACCTGGAGAAACTGCGTGAGAAGTCGCTGTTGAAAGAGTTCGAGGAGTACAGGCAGTCTACCAAGAAGCTCAAAGTGTTCAGGATGGAGGCTGTACGGGCTGGTTTTAAGAAGGCATGGCAGGAGAGGGATTATTCTACGATAATTAAGGTGGCTGATCTGATACCGAACAAGGTTCTGGAAGAGGATCCGAAATTGTTGATGTGGTATGATCAGGCTGTGACTAGGGTTGGAGGTATTTAA